A genomic region of Kribbella sp. NBC_00382 contains the following coding sequences:
- a CDS encoding inositol monophosphatase family protein: MTTDELLNTAAQAVRSAGSELLDRFGPVVRYETFDQLMSALAANDEAALSVLRPRLTELRPDARWVEEELDGGALPAGEWWVVDPAEGNVNHLRGIPEWAVTATLVRDNQPVLTVVHVPLTGDTYTAVAGGGAHLNGQPLHVSATPSLGLSVVATSQARPDEALAVTERVGASITAMLHDALVVRTSVPATLHLVNVAAGRIDAFWQYAGARADLLPGALLVTEAGGLISDAEGRPWTPASDSFLAAAPGVHTEAVATLSH; this comes from the coding sequence ATGACCACTGATGAGCTCCTGAACACCGCCGCGCAGGCGGTGCGATCGGCCGGCTCCGAGTTGCTCGACCGCTTCGGCCCGGTTGTCCGGTACGAGACGTTCGACCAGCTGATGAGCGCGCTCGCCGCCAACGATGAGGCGGCTCTGTCGGTCCTGCGGCCACGCCTGACCGAGCTGCGTCCCGACGCCCGTTGGGTGGAGGAAGAACTCGACGGCGGAGCGTTGCCGGCCGGCGAATGGTGGGTCGTGGATCCGGCGGAGGGCAACGTCAACCACTTGCGCGGCATCCCCGAGTGGGCGGTCACCGCGACCCTCGTGCGCGACAACCAACCGGTACTGACCGTCGTCCACGTCCCGCTGACCGGGGACACCTACACCGCCGTCGCGGGTGGCGGCGCCCACCTCAACGGCCAGCCGCTCCACGTCTCTGCCACACCGAGCCTCGGACTCAGCGTCGTCGCAACCAGCCAGGCCAGGCCGGACGAGGCTCTCGCGGTCACCGAGCGGGTCGGCGCTTCGATCACGGCGATGCTTCACGACGCACTTGTTGTGCGTACCTCGGTACCGGCGACCCTGCACCTGGTGAATGTGGCGGCTGGCCGCATCGACGCGTTCTGGCAGTACGCCGGCGCGCGTGCCGATTTGCTGCCGGGTGCGTTGCTCGTCACCGAGGCCGGCGGATTGATCTCCGATGCCGAGGGACGTCCTTGGACTCCGGCCAGCGATTCCTTCCTGGCCGCCGCCCCCGGCGTACACACCGAAGCCGTCGCAACTCTCTCCCACTGA
- a CDS encoding sugar ABC transporter substrate-binding protein, translating into MGKALTWVALGMGAVLVVGGCGTSGAPKVEQDSKAPLELWTRTTPGGDGEKGMKKLAAAFEAKTGQKIQVTAIFDDFETKLSQRAAQKDLPDIVMNDSSQLGTMVSQGIVREVDLSKVPGTDQLLESALSSAKAGDGKVYGVPYSAQASALLIRKDWRAKTGLPVPKTWEQFTALAKAFTTQDPDGNGKSDTYGLAVPGSTKRGYASWYFSNFLWAAGGDFIAKQPDGHYKPAMSTPESTAAVKWFRDLACTDKVIQPGAATMDTPPTNETFEAGKTGMYVVGPYLMPRFDKSLGKDKYEVVPMPKGAKDSTVLAEGGSVYLMAGSANEAAQNSFASYVISPEGQKLGMEGDKAFSVQLPVNKSVDVTTVRDDPRWKVYADVYRDHARYAPSIPNWTPIRQDSADTINALIADCGLNLETEMSTLDGKLSAALSKQGVGAS; encoded by the coding sequence ATGGGTAAGGCGTTGACGTGGGTTGCTCTCGGGATGGGGGCGGTGCTGGTGGTGGGTGGTTGTGGCACCAGTGGGGCGCCCAAGGTGGAGCAGGACTCGAAGGCTCCGCTGGAGTTGTGGACGCGGACGACGCCGGGTGGGGACGGCGAGAAGGGGATGAAGAAGCTCGCCGCCGCGTTCGAGGCGAAGACTGGCCAGAAAATCCAGGTGACCGCGATCTTCGACGACTTCGAGACGAAGCTGTCGCAGCGGGCCGCGCAGAAGGATCTGCCGGACATCGTCATGAACGACTCGTCCCAGCTCGGCACGATGGTCAGCCAGGGGATCGTCCGCGAGGTCGACCTGAGCAAGGTGCCGGGGACCGATCAGCTGCTCGAGTCCGCGCTGTCATCCGCCAAGGCCGGTGACGGCAAGGTCTACGGCGTTCCGTACTCCGCGCAGGCGAGCGCACTCCTGATCCGCAAGGACTGGCGGGCCAAGACCGGCCTCCCCGTCCCGAAGACCTGGGAGCAGTTCACCGCTCTGGCGAAGGCGTTCACCACCCAGGACCCGGATGGCAACGGCAAGAGCGACACGTACGGGCTGGCCGTTCCCGGGTCCACCAAGCGTGGGTACGCGTCCTGGTACTTCTCCAACTTCCTCTGGGCCGCCGGCGGCGACTTCATCGCGAAGCAGCCCGACGGCCACTACAAGCCGGCGATGTCGACGCCGGAGTCGACAGCCGCGGTGAAGTGGTTCCGCGACCTGGCCTGCACCGACAAGGTCATCCAGCCGGGTGCCGCGACGATGGACACGCCGCCGACCAACGAGACCTTCGAGGCGGGCAAGACCGGCATGTACGTCGTTGGCCCGTACCTGATGCCGCGCTTCGACAAGTCGCTCGGCAAGGACAAGTACGAGGTCGTACCGATGCCGAAGGGCGCGAAGGACTCGACGGTGCTCGCCGAGGGCGGCAGCGTCTACCTGATGGCCGGCTCCGCCAACGAGGCCGCGCAGAACTCCTTCGCCTCCTACGTGATCTCGCCCGAAGGGCAGAAGCTCGGCATGGAGGGTGACAAGGCTTTCAGCGTCCAGCTGCCGGTCAACAAGTCCGTCGACGTCACCACGGTCCGCGACGACCCGCGGTGGAAGGTGTACGCCGACGTCTACCGCGACCACGCCCGGTACGCGCCGTCGATCCCGAACTGGACGCCCATCCGCCAGGACTCGGCCGACACCATCAACGCCCTGATCGCCGACTGCGGGCTGAACCTCGAGACCGAGATGTCAACCCTCGACGGCAAGCTCTCCGCCGCCCTCAGCAAGCAAGGCGTCGGCGCATCGTGA
- a CDS encoding LysR family transcriptional regulator: MQLDLNLLAALDALLEEGSVQAAADRTHVTAPAMSRSLGRIRRTTGDQILVRTGRTMTPTPYAIAVREQVHELLQQVQGVLAPSRELDLATLDRTFTLRWHDSLVAAAGPTLLKNVREQAPGVRLRFIAESSGDTPELRRGEVDLEANANHAPAPDIRTELVAADIHHVVAVRRNHPLTRRKTITAAQYAAAEHLTISRRGRLTDAIDDVLAQGGLSRQVVASAATEGAAFAIIRTTDLLVTVPELTASTAAEDLALLPLPLDTPPAAVYLSWHQRYDTDRAHTWLRDLARSALQSASD; encoded by the coding sequence ATGCAACTGGATTTGAACCTGCTCGCCGCGCTCGACGCCCTGCTCGAAGAAGGCAGCGTGCAGGCGGCCGCCGATCGCACCCACGTCACCGCCCCCGCGATGAGCCGGAGCCTGGGCCGGATCCGGCGGACGACCGGGGACCAGATCCTGGTCCGCACCGGCCGCACGATGACTCCGACGCCGTACGCGATCGCCGTCCGGGAGCAGGTACACGAACTGCTTCAGCAGGTCCAAGGCGTGCTGGCGCCGAGTCGCGAGCTCGACCTGGCGACGCTCGACCGCACCTTCACCCTGCGCTGGCACGACTCACTGGTCGCCGCTGCCGGGCCCACACTCCTCAAGAATGTGCGCGAGCAAGCGCCCGGCGTACGGCTGCGGTTCATCGCGGAGTCGAGCGGCGACACCCCCGAACTCCGCCGCGGCGAGGTCGACCTGGAGGCCAACGCCAACCACGCTCCTGCGCCCGACATCCGCACCGAACTGGTTGCCGCCGACATCCATCACGTCGTCGCCGTACGCCGGAACCACCCGCTCACCCGACGCAAGACGATCACCGCCGCCCAGTACGCCGCAGCCGAACACCTCACCATCTCCCGCCGCGGCCGCCTCACCGACGCCATCGACGACGTATTGGCGCAAGGCGGGCTCAGCCGACAGGTGGTCGCGTCCGCGGCGACCGAAGGCGCCGCGTTCGCGATCATCCGTACTACCGACCTGCTGGTCACCGTGCCCGAGCTGACCGCAAGCACGGCAGCCGAGGACCTCGCCCTACTCCCTCTGCCGCTGGACACACCACCGGCAGCGGTCTACCTCTCCTGGCACCAGCGCTACGACACCGACCGAGCCCACACCTGGCTACGAGACCTAGCCCGCTCAGCCCTGCAATCAGCTAGCGACTAG
- a CDS encoding NADPH-dependent F420 reductase, with the protein MTTADRTSGAAASAIRTSDIVINATPGAGSLERLTALRGDLDGKLLIDVSNASTDGPDGLPADLLYPGSSLAEQLQEALPGTRVVKTLNTMLYPVMTAPTMLGVAPSVFLSGDDAVAKESVRELLTSLGWQDAWITDLGGIQTARATEAAILFVPHVIRATGFKPFAISLTQ; encoded by the coding sequence GTGACAACCGCAGACCGTACGTCGGGAGCCGCCGCCTCAGCCATCCGTACGTCCGACATCGTCATCAACGCGACCCCTGGCGCGGGGTCACTCGAACGCCTGACCGCCTTGCGCGGGGACCTGGACGGCAAGCTCCTCATCGACGTCTCCAACGCCTCGACCGACGGCCCGGACGGCCTACCGGCGGACTTGCTCTACCCCGGCTCGAGCCTCGCGGAACAACTCCAGGAAGCGCTACCCGGCACCCGCGTCGTCAAGACCCTCAACACCATGCTCTACCCGGTGATGACCGCCCCGACCATGCTCGGTGTGGCACCGTCGGTCTTCCTCTCAGGCGACGACGCGGTCGCGAAAGAATCCGTCCGCGAGTTGCTCACATCCCTTGGCTGGCAAGACGCTTGGATCACCGACCTAGGCGGCATCCAAACCGCACGAGCCACCGAAGCCGCCATCCTCTTCGTGCCCCACGTCATTCGCGCCACCGGATTCAAACCGTTCGCCATCTCGCTAACCCAGTAA
- a CDS encoding carbohydrate ABC transporter permease: MSVKEAAPPRAAPRQHGQTAKPRRRSGQWWVPWLFLAPALILFLYFKFIPMAQAVSMSVQEVRPYLGNTWVGTANYSEILSSDSFRSAMGNTIVLAIGQTFGSMVLGFGLALLVEGQTRKLTFIRSAAFLPVVVPLAVVAELWRIMYHPTSDGLLNQLLGLIGLGPSGFINDPDTSLASIAVTGIWRGAPYDMMIFLAGLAGIDRGLYEAATVDGASTRQRILHVTLPGLRPVFAILFVLAAVRGFRSFTEVFLLTNGGPNGSTEVVMTLIYKLGLEQNRLGVGSAGAVLLFVATLVLTVCVQLLRRRRTA; encoded by the coding sequence GTGAGCGTGAAAGAAGCTGCTCCACCGAGAGCAGCGCCCAGGCAGCATGGGCAGACCGCCAAGCCCAGAAGGAGAAGCGGCCAGTGGTGGGTCCCGTGGCTGTTCCTCGCCCCGGCGCTGATCCTCTTCCTGTACTTCAAGTTCATCCCGATGGCCCAGGCCGTCTCGATGTCCGTGCAGGAGGTCCGGCCCTACCTCGGCAACACCTGGGTCGGTACGGCGAACTACAGCGAGATCCTCTCGTCGGACAGCTTCCGGTCGGCGATGGGCAACACCATCGTGCTGGCGATCGGCCAGACGTTCGGCTCGATGGTGCTCGGTTTCGGGCTGGCCCTGCTGGTGGAGGGCCAGACCCGCAAGCTCACCTTCATCCGATCGGCGGCGTTCCTGCCGGTCGTGGTGCCGCTCGCGGTGGTCGCCGAGCTCTGGCGGATCATGTACCACCCCACGAGCGACGGCCTGCTCAACCAGTTGCTCGGGCTGATCGGGCTCGGTCCGTCGGGGTTCATCAACGACCCGGACACCTCGCTCGCATCGATCGCTGTCACGGGGATCTGGCGGGGTGCGCCGTACGACATGATGATCTTCCTGGCCGGGCTGGCGGGCATCGACCGCGGCCTGTACGAGGCGGCGACCGTCGACGGCGCGTCGACCAGGCAACGGATCCTGCACGTCACGCTGCCCGGACTGCGACCGGTGTTCGCGATTCTCTTCGTACTAGCCGCAGTGCGCGGATTCCGTAGCTTCACCGAGGTCTTCCTGCTGACCAACGGCGGCCCGAACGGATCGACCGAGGTCGTGATGACGCTGATCTACAAGCTGGGGCTGGAACAGAACCGGCTCGGCGTGGGCTCGGCCGGCGCAGTACTGCTGTTCGTCGCCACCCTCGTCCTGACCGTGTGCGTCCAGCTCCTGCGCAGAAGGAGAACCGCATGA